One window of the Leishmania panamensis strain MHOM/PA/94/PSC-1 chromosome 16 sequence genome contains the following:
- a CDS encoding hypothetical protein (TriTrypDB/GeneDB-style sysID: LpmP.16.0400) produces the protein MGLLGLRKFIDSCGCTRLLPVPLSDTEAAEEAKRRFRVEGYYEITGENAGAESGALYDDAGENIEEDGIGCSGARRRHLTSSSHVSGLESAGCVTGDSCTPMADHVLVDMNCIVHSCFHHQSSENKTKKQLIQEVLERLRVLVTEVVAPRQSLSICFDGPAPIAKLQTQRLRRRKVSLLDTGSVQQLNTLSITAGSLFMIELENAIAAQFKLNRGRGFLHRACPVYLYGTTVMGEGEAKISRALAFLAYGSGCTADPTEQTPQDEKAPRSGRGFRNAGRWGNNGGGPSRYQRNGSAGSRGDVARKPCLRCRPDDSVVVIGNDIDLVITCLGATAFHNFSIVSPSSLQLTRVSDILYRWLKATAATRGATPFSPSQLPSIRIDFIFLFLLNGGDHYTGAGEVAMALWRRYRSVRAAYPHSTLVSPNLSAIDIDFLADVVQASEYTGQSSIEVGMSLLQSALWSLHTVVTGVCPDYHYVPEPAAPQLCHLRAAAAHCQRTNTCICLPNFKTDSQPLTPLETYVALMPTEATLPRSIAAGLHSKASHQSILKTLETSNDTAAIARAAKDAVTVSAPWLTKSEQYLRQFTSPVQLNVNPPRRRLSRHEQHRMMAMHGHIQVEDPVPVVRPITMPQNVPYVDVPYPPNTTYLDFYCPYDAATAQPQDTYEEGDHTTRARRASGGSLANGGPLTHLRGRTVSIRPSLFSAAVTTEGRTPAHFSGASTTGGGSDGTAGTAGQMTEHKRVYLNQEKVAEELRQRECKSAGAKLRRTLNITSGILERGQHFTTPQQRRMQRRLHRLQQAESAELRAILAKEDRKYAARTETTDPSDLESELLHFLGDDASPEDVAALMSSTADEHTGVGVALRGASVVAGSGTASAKKVSLTSKRGVTAAREAPHPRDATAAKRKAFKANTHHDGNCTIAERYEDDVTAPTVTVQRRRRRPRAPTDADSHSDVDEAFVGVKRRRRECVERCEQGSAAQGTSSETKKRKRVQY, from the coding sequence ATGGGACTTTTAGGGCTTCGCAAGTTTATCGACTCGTGCGGATGCACGCGGCTGCTTCCGGTGCCACTGAGCGATACGGAggctgctgaggaggcgaagcgacGCTTTCGAGTGGAGGGCTACTATGAGATCACTGGCGAGAACGCTGGCGCGGAGTCGGGTGCGCTGTATGACGATGCTGGCGAGAACATTGAGGAGGATGGCATTGGCTGCAGTGGggcgcgccggcgccactTAACATCTTCCTCCCACGTAAGCGGTCTGGAAAGCGCCGGGTGCGTCACGGGTGATAGCTGCACACCGATGGCCGATCACGTACTGGTTGACATGAACTGTATTGTACACTCCTGCTTCCACCACCAAAGCAGCGAGAATAAGACAAAGAAGCAGCTCATccaggaggtgctggagcggctgcgtgtACTGGTgacagaggtggtggcgccgcgccaGTCGCTCAGCATCTGCTTCGACGGCCCCGCCCCGATTGCAAAGCTGCAAACGCAGAGGCTTCGACGGCGCAAGGTTTCCCTGCTGGACACCGGCAGCGTTCAGCAGCTCAACACgctctccatcaccgccggGTCACTCTTCATGATCGAGCTCGAGAACGCCATTGCGGCACAGTTCAAACTGAATCGCGGCCGTGGCTTTCTTCACCGTGCATGCCCAGTGTACCTCTACGGTACCACCGTCATGGGTGAGGGCGAGGCGAAGATCTCCCGTGCGCTAGCCTTTCTCGCGTACGGCTCAGGCTGCACAGCAGACCCCACCGAGCAGACGCCGCAAGACGAGAAGGCGCCGCGTTCTGGCAGGGGGTTCCGCAACGCTGGTCGGTGGGGCAATAACGGTGGCGGTCCTAGCCGCTATCAGcgcaacggcagcgccggGAGTCGTGGTGATGTCGCGAGGAAGCCATGTCTGCGCTGTCGACCCGACGACTCGGTTGTGGTGATAGGCAACGACATTGACCTCGTCATCACGTGcctcggcgccaccgccttccacAACTTCAGCATTGTCAGCCCTTCCTCTCTGCAACTCACTCGTGTGTCGGACATTTTGTACCGCTGGCTGAAGGCGACCGCCGCTACCCGCGGCGCCACGCCCTtctcgccgtcgcagctACCGTCTATCCGCATCGACTTCATCTTTCTATTCCTGCTGAACGGCGGCGATCACTAcaccggcgctggtgagGTGGCGATGGCCTTGTGGCGGCGCTACCGCAGCGTGCGCGCTGCATACCCGCACAGCACGCTTGTCTCGCCTAACCTCAGCGCCATCGATATCGACTTCCTCGCAGACGTCGTACAGGCGTCCGAGTACACGGGCCAGTCAAGCATCGAGGTCGGCATGAGTCTTCTTCAATCAGCGCTCTGGTCGCTCCACACAGTTGTCACAGGTGTGTGTCCGGACTATCACTACGTGCCAGAacccgcagcgccgcagctaTGCCACctacgcgctgcagcggcgcactgCCAGCGCACCAACACATGCATTTGCCTCCCCAATTTCAAGACAGACTCGCAGCCCCTGACACCTCTGGAGACGTACGTGGCACTTATGCCGACggaggcgacgctgccgaggaGCATCGCCGCGGGGTTGCACAGCAAAGCGTCGCATCAGTCTATTCTGAAGACCCTGGAGACGAGCAACGACACGGCTGCGATCGCGCGCGCTGCGAAAGACGCCGTTACGGTGTCGGCTCCCTGGCTCACAAAGAGCGAGCAATACCTCCGCCAGTTCACGTCGCCGGTTCAGTTGAATGTCAatccgccgcggcgacggctgAGCCGCCACGAGCAGCATCGCATGATGGCGATGCATGGCCACATTCAAGTCGAGGACCCCGTGCCGGTGGTGAGGCCGATCACGATGCCGCAGAACGTGCCCTACGTGGACGTTCCCTACCCGCCGAACACGACGTACCTCGACTTTTACTGCCCATATGacgcggcgacagcgcagccgcaggaCACCTATGAAGAAGGCGACCATACCACCAGGGCGCGCCGCGCTAGCGGTGGCTCTCTTGCGAATGGCGGGCCTCTCACGCACCTGCGCGGACGCACTGTCTCCAtccgtccctctctcttctcagcAGCTGTCACGACTGAGGGCAGAACACCTGCTCATTTCAGCGGTGCCAGCACCACAGGAGGTGGTTCAGATGGGACCGCTGGCACCGCAGGCCAGATGACAGAGCACAAGCGAGTGTACCTCAACCAGGAGAAGGTTGCCGaggagctgcgacagcgcgAGTGCAAGTCCGCTGGGGCGAAGCTGCGACGCACCCTCAACATCACCTCTGGTATTCTGGAGCGAGGTCAGCACTTCACGaccccgcagcagcggcgcatgcAGCGTCGACTGCACCGACTGCAGCAGGCCGAATCAGCCGAGTTGCGTGCCATTCTAGCAAAGGAGGACCGAAAATATGCGGCTCGCACGGAGACGACCGACCCAAGCGACCTGGAGAGTGAGTTGCTGCACTTCCTAGGTGATGATGCGTCTCCAGAGGACGTTGCAGCATTGATGAGCAGCACGGCGGATGAGCACACTGGCGTTGGAGTGGCTTTACGCGGGGCTAGTGTGGTGGCAGGTAGTGGCACGGCGAGCGCGAAGAAGGTGAGTCTCACGTCCAAGAGAGGTGTTACTGCCGCAAGGGAAGCACCGCATCCGCGAGATGCAACGGCGGCCAAGCGGAAAGCATTCAAGGCAAACACCCACCATGACGGCAACTGTACCATCGCGGAGCGCTACGAAGATGATGTCACAGCACCTACAGTGACCGTTCagcggcgaaggaggcgtcCTAGGGCGCCCACCGATGCAGACAGCCACTCTGATGTGGATGAGGCATTCGTTGGTGtgaagcggcgccggcgtgAGTGTGTCGAGAGATGTGAAcagggcagcgccgcccaaGGCACTTCATCAGAGACCaagaagcggaagagggTGCAGTATTGA
- a CDS encoding hypothetical protein (TriTrypDB/GeneDB-style sysID: LpmP.16.0410) has product MAPPSSFLWFVLRRLRYAVLFSIALLVLLYAISSMYYVVRVSVIQNPTPFVQIERDTDGPTQPLMSPAVPMSKDTAASLSVAEGGEATLRSARHCNSNPPYTHMYKVLRPGTPMIKQCLRNPTLPADVPLCSNDAGHASAERCGGLCDAVPLRQRYVLDKLQLGMSYMIRLSFLGPPSVGFDLVLYQVRRSSVVRFVEGNDDVAGVPSPRVRGWAEEPQDTELLVFVTSRDNALEFSMEENVWVDRADIDSTASDSNFDATTMHGVIRAASDTNDPFVPVVEVQPRALSIPVDAYRLPLVCFNMELEQLGSFFLPSMAVPLAAYVVWALVFVGYLGIYTFVSSGIAGGEGAKQHLD; this is encoded by the coding sequence ATGGCACCGCCGAGCAGCTTTCTTTGGTTTGTTCTTCGTCGCCTGCGGTACGCTGTGCTTTTCTCTATTGCGCTGCTCGTACTACTGtacgccatctcctccatgtACTACGTGGTGCGCGTTAGTGTGATCCAGAATCCCACCCCTTTCGTTCAGATCGAGCGCGATACCGATGGCCCCACTCAACCCCTGATGTCTCCGGCTGTGCCCATGAGCAAAGACACCGCTGCCAGCCTCAGTGTTGCCGAGGGTGGTGAGGCAACGCTTCGCAGTGCCCGGCACTGCAACTCCAACCCACCGTACACCCACATGTACAAGGTTCTGCGTCCCGGCACGCCTATGATCAAGCAGTGTCTGCGCAACCCCACCCTTCCGGCGGACGTACCGCTCTgcagcaacgacgcaggGCACGCCTCCGCGGAGCGTTGTGGTGGCCTATGCGACGCCGTGCCGTTGCGTCAGCGCTATGTGCTGGACAAGCTGCAGTTGGGCATGTCCTACATGATACGGCTCAGCTTTTTGGGCCCACCAAGCGTTGGCTTTGACCTGGTGCTCTATCAAGTGCGCCGCTCCAGTGTGGTGCGCTTTGTAGAAGGCAACGACGACGTCGCAGGTGTGCCCTCTCCGAGAGTTCGAGGCTGGGCAGAGGAGCCGCAGGACACGGAGTTGTTAGTCTTTGTCACCAGCCGAGACAACGCGCTTGAGTTCAGCATGGAGGAGAACGTGTGGGTAGACAGAGCGGACATCGATAGCACAGCGAGTGACAGCAACTTTGACGCCACCACGATGCATGGCGTTATCCGCGCGGCGTCGGACACCAATGACCCCTTTGTGCCGGTCGTCGAGGTGCAGCCACGTGCGCTGTCCATTCCGGTGGACGCCTACCGTCTGCCCCTCGTTTGCTTCAACATGGAGCTGGAGCAACTGGGCTCGTTCTTCCTGCCGTCGATGGCTGTGCCCTTAGCGGCGTACGTCGTGTGGGCACTTGTCTTTGTTGGGTACCTCGGCATTTACACATTcgtgagcagcggcatcgctgGCGGCGAAGGAGCCAAGCAGCACCTCGACTAA
- a CDS encoding hypothetical protein (TriTrypDB/GeneDB-style sysID: LpmP.16.0450) encodes MWQRSAPQLTLALRCTRVALAPRQPSSSATGRGNSSSSGFGSGWALPKQIASWYPRKVGEFLANTIAGHNTFIQDIPTRFDEVHARHFSLVEGLTITPLYTLAIVHYFSIFCQYPTRVELLKPMLDELGRKSTLQCHWLLLMQTKRTPAEIIAWRCGLLTLQFVLFPIWLFLSSTAPQLVHATIAFSSHILHTKYGCLSSSGSSSAGGRAAAAAVVPEFVLKGADMYAAMQTFHETQSVTVPTDFGVAVVMLLLILVLTL; translated from the coding sequence AtgtggcagcgcagcgcacccCAGCTGACGCTCGCTCTGCGGTGCACTAGGGTCGCGCTGGCTCCTCGACAAccttcttcctccgccaccggcagaggcaacagcagcagcagcggtttCGGCAGTGGGTGGGCGCTTCCCAAGCAGATCGCCAGCTGGTATCCTCGCAAGGTTGGTGAATTCCTTGCCAACACGATAGCTGGCCACAATACCTTCATCCAGGACATTCCAACTCGCTTCGACGAGGTGCACGCACggcacttctctcttgtcGAGGGACTTACAATCACTCCACTCTACACACTGGCGATAGTGCACTACTTTTCTATCTTCTGCCAGTACCCGACCCGTGTCGAGCTGTTGAAGCCAATGTTGGACGAACTGGGCCGGAAGAGCACGCTGCAGTGCCACTGGCTGCTCCTCATGCAGACAAAGAGAACACCAGCGGAGATCATTGCGTGGCGGTGTGGGCTGCTCACCCTGCAGTTTGTGCTCTTCCCCATTtggctctttctctcctccacggCGCCACAGCTTGTGCACGCCACCATCGCTTTCTCCAGCCACATCCTCCACACCAAGTATGGTTGCCTGAGCtccagtggcagcagctccgctggTGGccgggcggcggcggcggcggtggtgcccgAGTTCGTGTTAAAGGGGGCGGACATGTACGCGGCAATGCAGACCTTCCACGAGACGCAGAGTGTCACCGTACCGACAGACTTTGGAGTAGCGGtcgtgatgctgctgctgattctCGTTCTCACGTTGTGA
- a CDS encoding pyridoxal phosphate-dependent decarboxylase, putative (TriTrypDB/GeneDB-style sysID: LpmP.16.0430), whose amino-acid sequence MRTTSGHIAPRPLTSSNPSSVAATAPLTALPTVATANEVFAKASTRTPTLPNAAADGGGALYSTTLEAYTILLHTARTQAVTRGSGQQNAFAGSESAKQQSSRLVLYCGDQCDALLVRAAQLLGIAHVRVIQTVAIKRDLPLPTAHSTGTAVTGGESCSLYNYAVDVHELQSRLVEDVAAGLYPLMVVGTFGSGLSGAVDQLLAMGEFCQRLGVWYHIDASHGGAALLAGPAGKGAPPALLQRDAVLAQFYAAASLADSVLVPTGLSTAMPYATLPVSPASCFTTTGSMALFFAHIRKVAWSLQALGEARQHTFNQWITPGVAESDVLRVSPLSHMGGWLLEQHLTGVLMTAKSSKANPRGVVPPVSASSSVLAERVGAHQQFVRAVLQAVRGDGRFDASIDAAVFGIVCLRWLTAADEATVQLAHAWSDVLTEASHPPVTPQDKRVASTPTHQSSSYSTLSASGPSETDVEGGRCAVPPVQVFVGLVQLQRRVWVHISFGPLLGLLEDEPASFATAAKALASGALESDPVSSTRTRALAYVKRTLNKAASLVRTAPAAVNIPAE is encoded by the coding sequence ATGCGCACGACCAGCGGCCACATTGCGCCACGCCCGTTGACATCGTCGAATCCAAGTAGTGTAGCTGCCACGGCTCCACTGACAGCGCTACCCACCGTCGCAACTGCAAATGAAGTGTTTGCCAAGGCCTCGACCCGGACGCCAACGCTACCCAACGCGgccgccgacggcggcggagcgctTTACTCAACTACGCTGGAGGCCTACACTATTTTACTTCACACAGCTCGCACACAAGCGGTGACGCGTGGTTCTGGCCAGCAGAACGCCTTTGCCGGCAGCGAGTCTGCCAAGCAACAGAGCAGCCGACTCGTGCTGTACTGTGGTGATCAGTGTGACGCACTGCTCGTGcgggcagcgcagctgctcggcaTAGCACATGTGCGTGTCATTCAAACGGTCGCAATCAAGCGCGATTTGCCGCTGCCCACAGCTCACTCGACTGGCACCGCTGTTACTGGTGGCGAGTCGTGCAGCCTCTACAACTACGCGGTGGACGTGCATGAGCTGCAATCCCGCCTCGTTGAGGATGTAGCGGCAGGCTTGTACCCTCTCATGGTGGTCGGCACGTTCGGTTCTGGCCTCAGTGGTGCCGTCGATCAGCTGCTAGCCATGGGTGAGTTCTGCCAGCGACTTGGCGTATGGTACCACATTGATGCGAgtcacggcggtgccgctctGCTCGCCGGCCCCGCTGGGAAAGGTgcgccacctgcgctgctgcagcgggaCGCCGTCCTCGCTCAATTTTACGCCGCGGCCTCGCTGGCCGACTCCGTGCTGGTGCCAACTGGCCTGTCAACTGCCATGCCGTACGCGACGCTGCCCGTTTCGCCAGCAAGTTGTTTCACCACCACTGGTTCCATGGCACTCTTTTTTGCTCACATTCGCAAAGTGGCCTGGTCTCTCCAGGCCCTCGGGGAGGCACGGCAGCACACCTTCAACCAGTGGATCACCCCTGGTGTGGCGGAGAGCGATGTACTGCgtgtgtcgccgctgtcgcacATGGGAGGGTGGttgctcgagcagcacctgACGGGTGTGCTGATGACGGCCAAGTCATCGAAGGCAAATCCACGCGGAGTCGTTCCGCCCGTgtccgcgtcgtcgtcggtgcTTGCGGAGCGGGTTGGCGCACACCAGCAGTTTGTgcgtgcggtgctgcaggccgTTCGCGGTGACGGCCGCTTTGATGCCTCGATAGACGCCGCTGTTTTCGGGATTGTGTGCCTGCGGTGGCTTACGGCGGCGGACGAGGCCAcagtgcagctggcgcacgCGTGGAGCGACGTTCTCACAGAGGCCTCCCACCCACCTGTCACGCCGCAGGACAAGCGTGTGGCATCCACGCCGACGCATCAGTCCAGCTCCTACAGCACACTCAGCGCTAGCGGGCCATCTGAGACTGACGTTGAGGGGGGCAGGTGCGCCGTACCACCGGTGCAGGTGTTCGTGGGGCTGGTACAGCTGCAACGGCGTGTTTGGGTTCATATTTCGTTTGGGCCACTCCTCGGCTTACTCGAGGACGAACCGGCGAGCTTCGCGACGGCTGCAAAGGCCCTTGCCAGTGGCGCTTTGGAAAGTGACCCGGTGTCCTCCACAAGGACGCGTGCACTGGCCTACGTGAAGAGGACCTTAAACAAGGCAGCTTCGCTTGTGCGCactgctcctgctgcggtTAACATTCCTGCCGAGTAG
- a CDS encoding hypothetical protein (TriTrypDB/GeneDB-style sysID: LpmP.16.0440) codes for MRPQNAQEQRKKATKKKKPSRVRVTNKALESRQFSTVRLPRTSEVPAPRVDVNSMYKELACGCSDGTAPASARRSVSAASAAASPSSSLVFDPIVSDPMFTIVAKSKYWPPPLLEELHAKTGHDHGDGFDSYDRREDDRQARKERVRAIKGEVNHPRGKPRQNTIVKLSDGSSSDDDGDEHGGS; via the coding sequence ATGAGGCCACAGAACGCCCAGGAGCAGCGGAAGAAGgcaacgaagaagaagaagccgTCGCGGGTGCGCGTCACCAACAAAGCACTCGAGTCGCGGCAGTTCTCCACTGTTCGGCTCCCACGCACAAGCGAGGTGCCGGCACCTCGGGTGGACGTGAATTCCATGTACAAGGAACTGGCGTGCGGGTGCAGTGACGGCACCGCCCCCGCTTCAGCGCGCAGGTCGGtcagcgctgcttctgccgctgcttccccaTCTTCCTCCCTCGTGTTCGATCCTATCGTGAGTGACCCGATGTTCACAATTGTGGCCAAGTCCAAGTACTGGCCACCGCCcttgctggaggagctgcatgCCAAGACCGGCCATGACCATGGTGACGGCTTTGACTCGTACGATCGACGCGAGGATGACAGGCAGGCGCGAAAGGAGCGGGTGAGGGCGATCAAGGGAGAAGTCAACCACCCGCGTGGCAAGCCGCGGCAAAACACTATAGTGAAGCTCTCGGACGGCAGTAGCAGTGATGATGATGGGGATGAGCATGGTGGCAGTTAA
- a CDS encoding hypothetical protein (TriTrypDB/GeneDB-style sysID: LpmP.16.0420) encodes MVGRAAATTSACGAQNACATHLVARASLLVSFSGLGAYSRFRGATRKAVGAAGDHRRGIVSCTQALFLGGKRQFSKLEAISLEAESRARLSDPIGTSTLELNLLEDPTAGLATGPAEELTPTELETRVRVLVSGYTPSLYRLLYMPFIDVVALLVKEGLVPTADAEVLQSSSPSASSGSVTTTTGGMGAGTISTSLRPVRPEEIMARWFTDGPATLKRPHATAEAMGKRRWNAFCRALEAHWASFEDVMPLTRVVQRHHLREELYIPLFRQLAMELVDPTKRASAVATLPGIILSLANGRAPRSLGLPENDTERVRLVSNLFLGVAQEAGNTDLAYLAVQLLRANNLTTPFSAQKQITNAFAAASRIETDWQMRATSLLIESYPKWLEYFRRVQLDNMVALEALQRGPAATTSSESAGAGGSDVTTAAPKSAKRASLPDKRHGKRSKGRTADSRRDGQLADHSPEDTGERSAEQYRYFTSRQQDDVTRVTALEANIEAALRSRVSELREVQMNRRRKKSKEEAVPSGTSSAAGAERGGRSSSKGPR; translated from the coding sequence ATGGTCGGGCGGGCGGCTGCCACAACTTCTGCGTGCGGAGCTCAAAACGCGTGTGCGACGCATCTCGTAGCTCGGGCTTCTCTGCTGGTGTCGTTCAGTGGACTTGGCGCATATTCGAGGTTCCGGGGTGCAACCCGTAAGGCGGTGGGCGCGGCTGGCGATCACCGGCGCGGGATTGTCAGCTGTACGCAGGCGCTTTTTCTTGGTGGGAAGCGCCAGTTTTCCAAGCTCGAGGCCATCAGCCTCGAGGCGGAGTCTCGAGCGCGCCTAAGTGACCCTATCGGTACATCAACGCTAGAATTAAATTTGCTGGAGGATCCGACGGCCGGCCTCGCCACGGGCCCGGCGGAGGAGTTGACCCCAACTGAGCTGGAGACGCGAGTGCGGGTTCTCGTCTCCGGATACACGCCATCCCTCTACCGACTACTGTACATGCCTTTCATCGAtgtggtggcgctgttggTGAAGGAGGGGTTGGTGCCAACGGCAGACGCAGAGGTtctgcagagcagcagcccaagtgccagcagcggcagcgtgaccaccaccacgggAGGTATGGGCGCTGGAACCATCTCTACCAGCCTCCGGCCGGTGCGACCGGAGGAGATCATGGCTCGCTGGTTTACCGATGGACCTGCTACGCTCAAGCGGCCTCACGCCACTGCGGAGGCGATGGGCAAGCGGCGGTGGAACGCATTCTGTCGCGCACTGGAGGCGCACTGGGCCTCTTTCGAAGATGTGATGCCACTCACACGCGTTgtacagcgccaccacctgcgcgaAGAGCTTTACATCCCGCTGTTTCGACAGCTGGCGATGGAGCTGGTCGACCCGACAAAGCGCGCTTCCGCCGTGGCAACGCTGCCCGGCATTATCTTGAGTCTCGCAAATGGCCGCGCACCGCGCTCTCTAGGGTTGCCGGAGAACGACACGGAGCGTGTCCGACTTGTGTCGAATTTATtcctcggggtggcgcaggaggcgggAAACACGGATCTTGCCTACctcgcggtgcagctgctgcgcgccaacAACCTCACCACGCCCTTTTCAGCGCAGAAGCAAATCACCAACGCGTTTGCAGCGGCCTCTCGCATTGAAACGGATTGGCAGATGCGGGCGACTAGTCTGCTGATTGAGTCCTATCCCAAGTGGCTCGAGTACTTTAGGCGTGTTCAGCTGGACAACATGGTCGCGCTGGAGGCCCTGCAGCGCGggccggcggcgacgaccagcagcgagagcgccGGAGCGGGGGGGAGTGATGTGACGACTGCCGCACCAAAGAGTGCTAAGAGGGCGTCCCTCCCCGACAAGCGCCACGGCAAGCGATCCAAAGGCCGCACTGCGGACTCGCGCAGGGATGGCCAGCTAGCAGATCACTCTCCCGAAGACACCGGAGAGCGGTCGGCAGAGCAGTACCGGTACTTCACCAGTCGTCAGCAGGACGACGTTACACGTGTCACGGCACTCGAGGCGAATATCGAAGCCGCGCTGCGCAGTCGAGTGTCAGAGCTGCGCGAAGTTCAGATGAATCGCCGTCGCAAGAAGAGTAAGGAAGAGGCCGTGCCTTCAGGGAccagcagtgctgccggCGCTGAGCGTGGAGGAAGAAGTTCGTCTAAAGGACCACGTTGA